The Planococcus versutus genome contains a region encoding:
- a CDS encoding DUF3021 family protein, giving the protein MVIFQVLLRGGIPLVIMGGIALLLYLQGQYRDAESTFWVSLISFFVGATSVIYSIDRWSLTKQSIIHFCIMLVTVLPILLFSGWFEISTGFDVLKVFCVFLLSGIGLWSFFIMSIKLFSRH; this is encoded by the coding sequence ATGGTGATTTTTCAAGTTCTTTTAAGAGGAGGAATTCCATTAGTCATTATGGGTGGAATTGCTTTGTTGCTTTATCTTCAAGGACAGTATAGGGATGCTGAAAGTACTTTTTGGGTTAGTTTGATCTCGTTTTTCGTTGGTGCCACATCTGTAATTTACAGTATTGATAGATGGAGTCTAACTAAACAAAGCATTATTCACTTTTGCATAATGCTAGTTACTGTTTTACCTATTCTTTTGTTCAGTGGCTGGTTTGAAATTTCGACAGGTTTTGATGTTTTAAAGGTATTCTGTGTGTTTCTATTGTCTGGAATCGGTTTATGGTCATTCTTCATAATGAGTATCAAGCTTTTCTCTCGCCATTGA
- a CDS encoding YfcC family protein: protein MARSTSTDKGPNNIGIRRFFKVPHVFVLLFIIVIIAALSTYVIPAGEFDRVEDPETGRTLVEAGTYQTAEQNPVGIFEVPGLFITGLNEASDIILFIFVVGGAFQIITATGVFDAVVRKVTGALGNKEILIIPLFLLLFSVGGFTIGMTVEGMALVPLAIALARSLGYDAITGVSMVLIGVYCGFIAGLMNPFNVGVAQGIAELPLYSGMWLRIIVLVVLLVSSSLFLIRYAQKIKKDPSKSIVLEMEQNRSVEELPLESGRFQTRQYFVLLTVILGLGVLVWGVSTKAWYINDIAALFLAIGIIAGLCAKMGPSRIAEEFILGAKAFTLGALIVGIAMAIPVALEEGMIIDSVINGLASVIVFLPDAVQVLGIYVAQTITNFFINSGSGQAAATMPLMVPLGDLIGMSRQTGVLAFQLGDGFTNLIFPTGSTLMAYLAASGVPYEKWVKFIWPLILIWFVIGGIFVVFADIIQY from the coding sequence CACTTTCAACTTATGTGATTCCAGCTGGAGAATTTGATCGAGTGGAAGATCCAGAAACCGGAAGAACACTGGTAGAAGCGGGTACGTATCAAACGGCTGAACAAAACCCAGTGGGAATTTTTGAAGTTCCAGGTCTCTTCATCACAGGGTTAAACGAAGCCAGCGACATCATTCTTTTCATCTTTGTGGTGGGAGGCGCGTTCCAGATTATTACAGCTACAGGTGTCTTTGACGCAGTAGTACGAAAAGTGACAGGTGCACTCGGCAATAAGGAAATCCTTATTATCCCCTTGTTTCTACTACTATTTTCTGTTGGCGGCTTTACGATTGGTATGACGGTAGAAGGAATGGCCCTCGTACCACTGGCGATTGCGCTTGCTCGGTCACTCGGTTATGACGCAATTACAGGTGTATCGATGGTTTTGATTGGTGTCTACTGTGGATTTATTGCTGGACTCATGAACCCCTTTAATGTGGGTGTCGCCCAAGGAATAGCTGAACTTCCGCTCTATTCGGGCATGTGGCTCAGAATAATCGTACTTGTAGTGCTGCTTGTATCCTCAAGCTTGTTCTTAATCCGCTACGCGCAAAAGATCAAAAAAGATCCGAGCAAAAGCATCGTTCTAGAAATGGAGCAAAACCGATCGGTAGAAGAACTACCTCTTGAATCAGGTCGGTTCCAAACAAGACAATATTTTGTCCTACTGACAGTCATTTTAGGTCTTGGTGTCCTCGTTTGGGGAGTTTCAACGAAAGCATGGTATATCAACGATATTGCCGCTTTGTTCCTTGCCATTGGTATTATTGCCGGTCTTTGTGCAAAAATGGGGCCAAGTCGGATTGCAGAAGAATTTATCCTCGGGGCAAAAGCCTTTACACTGGGTGCATTGATAGTTGGGATTGCCATGGCGATTCCAGTTGCACTTGAAGAAGGAATGATCATCGACTCAGTCATTAACGGATTAGCAAGCGTTATCGTCTTTTTGCCGGATGCAGTCCAAGTACTCGGTATTTATGTAGCACAAACTATAACTAACTTCTTCATTAATTCAGGATCTGGACAAGCAGCTGCTACAATGCCGCTTATGGTACCATTAGGTGATTTGATTGGTATGTCTCGACAGACAGGCGTTTTGGCGTTTCAACTCGGTGACGGTTTCACAAATTTAATTTTCCCGACCGGTTCGACGCTGATGGCTTATTTGGCGGCATCAGGTGTACCCTATGAAAAATGGGTTAAATTTATTTGGCCGTTAATCCTCATTTGGTTTGTCATTGGCGGCATCTTCGTTGTATTCGCTGATATCATTCAGTATTAA
- the nadX gene encoding aspartate dehydrogenase has product MKIGIIGTGNIAAYLLEQVNSNQMVEGKVIAVFGRNQKVGSHLSEQFGVDFHTDIHEFLETPLDIVVEAATIEVAGLYAKEVVAYKKDLVVSSIGVFKDSDFLKEVERVAGSVGAQVFLPSGAIGGLDVLQSAKATGGLKQVRITTRKSPASLGIEADEEEVIFEGSAYQAVEKFPKNVNVAMTLALAGIGFEKTIVRIIVDPDVVRNTHTIEAIGDFGRIELTVENNPMPNNPKTSLLAALSVLAVLQNKDKALRIGN; this is encoded by the coding sequence ATGAAGATCGGAATTATTGGAACCGGTAACATTGCAGCCTATTTACTAGAACAAGTAAACAGTAATCAGATGGTCGAAGGGAAAGTCATAGCCGTTTTTGGCCGCAATCAAAAAGTAGGATCACACTTGAGCGAGCAATTTGGTGTGGACTTTCATACCGACATTCACGAATTTTTAGAAACACCACTTGATATCGTCGTAGAAGCAGCGACGATAGAAGTGGCGGGTTTATATGCTAAAGAAGTAGTTGCTTACAAGAAAGACCTGGTTGTTAGTAGCATTGGCGTGTTTAAAGATAGCGATTTTTTAAAGGAAGTGGAACGGGTAGCGGGGTCTGTAGGTGCGCAAGTTTTCTTGCCATCTGGCGCAATTGGCGGATTAGACGTATTGCAATCGGCTAAAGCAACTGGGGGCTTAAAACAAGTTCGAATCACGACACGAAAGTCACCTGCATCTCTTGGTATCGAAGCAGACGAAGAGGAAGTGATATTCGAAGGTTCTGCTTATCAAGCTGTCGAGAAGTTTCCAAAAAACGTTAATGTGGCAATGACGCTCGCACTTGCTGGAATTGGTTTTGAAAAAACCATCGTACGGATTATTGTCGATCCGGACGTTGTGCGAAATACGCATACCATCGAAGCGATAGGGGATTTTGGACGGATTGAATTAACCGTCGAAAACAATCCGATGCCAAACAATCCGAAGACTAGTCTTCTTGCGGCATTAAGTGTTTTGGCAGTGTTGCAGAACAAAGACAAGGCGTTACGCATTGGGAATTGA